A single window of Nicotiana sylvestris chromosome 5, ASM39365v2, whole genome shotgun sequence DNA harbors:
- the LOC138869217 gene encoding uncharacterized protein, producing the protein MDVQALASQFMRLDLSEPSRVIVCVVSGSSLLDRIREHQFDDPHLLFLKDKVLHGDARDVTIGDDGVLRMQGRICVPNVDGLQEMILEEGHSSRCSIHPGAVKMYQDLRQYYWWRRMKEDIIGFVTRCLNCQQVQLQGQLIEEATWETKQDMRSRYPHFFTTSDPGSSAQLYYQ; encoded by the exons atggatgttcaggccttagccagccaatttatgcgattggatctttcggagcccagtcgggttatAGTTTGTGTGGTTTCTGGGTCTTCCTTGTTGGATCGTATTAGAGAGcatcagtttgatgaccctcatttgcttttcctcaaggacaaggttctgcatggtgatgctagagatgtgaccattggtgatgatggggtattgaggatgcagggtcggatatgtgtacccaatgttgatgggcttcaagAGATGATTCTAGAGGAGGGCCACAGTTCGCGGtgttccatccatccgggtgcggtgaagatgtaccaagatttgagacaatactattggtggaggcggatgaaggaAGATATAATTGGGTTTGTaactcggtgcctcaattgtcagcag GTTCAGTTGCAGGGTCAACTGattgaggaggcgacttgggagactaagcaggatatgcgcagccgttaccctcattttttcaccacttcag atccaggttcttctgctcagcTATACTATCAGTGA